The segment ACAATATCTAAATAAGGCATGCCGGGTTTGACCATCACCATATCGGCACCTTCACTAATATCGAGAGCAACCTCCCGCAAAGCCTCGTCGCCATTGGCACAATCCATCTGATAAGTTTTTTTATCGGCTTTACCAAGATTTTTTGCTGAGCCAACTGCATCTCTAAATGGGCCATAGAAAGCGGATGCGTATTTGGCTGAATAGGCCATGATGCGTGTGTGAATTAAATTCTGGCCTTCAAGTGCTTCACGAATTTTTCCAATGCGACCATCCATCATGTCTGAAGGTGCAACGATATCTACACCAGCTTGAGCTTGCGCAATGGCTTGCTTTACTAGAATGGCGGTAGTCTCATCATTCAGAATACGGCCTTGCTCATCTAGTACACCATCTTGACCGTGACTCGTATAAGGATCAAGCGCAACATCTGTCATGATGCCTAGATTAGGAAAATGCTTTTTGAGTTCGCGAACCGCATTTGGAATTAGGCCGTTGGGATTGAAAGCTTCTTTGCCATCAGGTGTTTTTAGTGAGGCATCGATTACGGGGAAGAGTGCGAGAACTGGAATGCCTAAATCAACACACTCTTGGGCGACCGGCAGCAGCAGGTCTAAGGAAAGGCGGTTCACTCCTGGCATGGAGGCTACAGCCTCAGACTTGCCTTTGCCTTCCAATAAAAAGACTGGATAAATCAAATCATTTACAGAAACGACGTTCTCTTGCATGAGTCGGCGAGACCAGTCGTCACGACGCATGCGGCGAGGGCGATGATTTGGAAAGTTAAGCAAAGTATTAGCCTGGGATTTGATCTTCATGGGTTTGTGGTTCAAATAGCCATTTAATAATGAGATTATCTGCCTCTTCTAGGCCGATACGCTTGGTGCTTGAAAATAATTGTGCTGTAAGCTGCTTTGATTCTCCGGTGCCGTCGGGCAATGCGGGATCATATTGTTGAAGCTGTTTACGAACCGCTTCAAGCGCGTGCTTGCATTCACTTTTATTGAGCTTGTCGCATTTACTCAATAAGACATGAATGGATTTGCCGGTTGGCACAAACCACTGAATCATTTGCTCATCTAAATCAGTTAGCCCACGTCTGGAGTCCACAATGAGAATCATGCCAACTAATTGCTCCCGTTCTTGGAGGTAGTCGCTGAGCAGGGTATTCCAGTGGTATTTGGTTTCGTGGTTGACGGCTGCATAGCCATACCCTGGTAAATCCACTAAATAAGCCAAAAGCTCATCTTTTGAGAAAAGGCCGAAATAGTTGATGTGCTGGGTGCGTCCTGGGGTTTTACTAGCAAAAGCCAGCCTTTTTTGGTTGCATAGGACGTTAATTGCACTTGATTTACCCGCATTTGAGCGACCGGCAAACGCTACCTCCCTCAGGGGCGCGGCAGGCAGGCAATGGGTATCATTGACTGTGGTGGCGAATCGGGCTTGAAAGAGTTTAGACATGTCTAGAAGCTATTGTAAAATCACGCAAAATCATGAAATATCTCATGGTGTTGGGTAAAAGGTTGTAAAAGTAGGGCCCAAACACTTTTAGGAATTTTTGCCAAGGTAAACATAATGCGTCAAACCTCCCAAATCTCCAAATTCACTAGCTTGCGCGCTGGTTTTGCTGCCCTCTCTATTTTCGCCTTGATTGGCGTTTCTGGACTGGCTATTGCAAATGATGCTGCTCCTGCAGCTGCGGCTGAAGCAAAGCCTGTAGTGCCAGGCAAGCCTAAAGTTGACCCTGCCGCAGGTGAGGCATTGT is part of the Polynucleobacter tropicus genome and harbors:
- the hemB gene encoding porphobilinogen synthase, with the protein product MKIKSQANTLLNFPNHRPRRMRRDDWSRRLMQENVVSVNDLIYPVFLLEGKGKSEAVASMPGVNRLSLDLLLPVAQECVDLGIPVLALFPVIDASLKTPDGKEAFNPNGLIPNAVRELKKHFPNLGIMTDVALDPYTSHGQDGVLDEQGRILNDETTAILVKQAIAQAQAGVDIVAPSDMMDGRIGKIREALEGQNLIHTRIMAYSAKYASAFYGPFRDAVGSAKNLGKADKKTYQMDCANGDEALREVALDISEGADMVMVKPGMPYLDIVRRVREAFDYPTYAYQVSGEYAMLKAAAQNGWLDHDAVMMESLLAFKRAGADGVLTYFALEAARLIKANSK
- the yihA gene encoding ribosome biogenesis GTP-binding protein YihA/YsxC → MSKLFQARFATTVNDTHCLPAAPLREVAFAGRSNAGKSSAINVLCNQKRLAFASKTPGRTQHINYFGLFSKDELLAYLVDLPGYGYAAVNHETKYHWNTLLSDYLQEREQLVGMILIVDSRRGLTDLDEQMIQWFVPTGKSIHVLLSKCDKLNKSECKHALEAVRKQLQQYDPALPDGTGESKQLTAQLFSSTKRIGLEEADNLIIKWLFEPQTHEDQIPG